Proteins found in one Camelus bactrianus isolate YW-2024 breed Bactrian camel chromosome X, ASM4877302v1, whole genome shotgun sequence genomic segment:
- the RIPPLY1 gene encoding protein ripply1 encodes MHTLRMDPTAPVAAATPAPTLAAAPAPVQDPLALLGLGSPSPLLSSGQEVDGSERGACLWRPWLTSTNDLPRQVRKSVGLATGGATGAKVTKADSEFHHPVRLFWPKSRSFDYLYSDGEILLQNFPVQATINLYEDPDSEKEEEEEEEEDKEDEADEKGPEGGVKVPGSAPQMATAPPPFLPQTCPI; translated from the exons ATGCACACACTAAGGATGGACCCCACTGCTCCCGTGGCCGCTGCCACCCCAGCCCCGACCCTGGCCGCGGCTCCAGCCCCAGTGCAGGACCCCCTGGCACTCCTCGGCCTGGGAAGCCCATCGCCCCTTCTCTCCTCTGGGCAAGAAGTAGATGGGAGTGAAAG AGGAGCTTGTCTTTGGAGGCCCTGGCTGACCTCTACAAACGACCTCCCAAGGCAGGTGAGGAAATCGGTGGGTTTG GCCACTGGTGGGGCAACAGGTGCCAAGGTCACCAAGGCTGACTCCGAGTTCCATCACCCCGTCAG GCTCTTCTGGCCTAAATCCCGCTCCTTTGACTACCTGTACAGTGATGGGGAGATTTTACTACAGAACTTCCCTGTTCAGGCGACCATCAACCTCTATGAGGACCCAGAcagtgaaaaagaggaagaagaggaggaagaggaggacaaAGAAGATGAGGCAGATGAAAAGGGGCCAGAAGGGGGTGTGAAGGTACCAGGGTCAGCTCCACAGATGGCCACggctcctcctcctttcctgcccCAGACCTGTCCCATCTGA